The following nucleotide sequence is from Drosophila kikkawai strain 14028-0561.14 chromosome 2L, DkikHiC1v2, whole genome shotgun sequence.
ACAGACATTTTCTGatggataaataaataaagttaataataAGCAGTTAAACCAGGATAAACCAATCAATTTTTCAGTCTAACCATGCCAGTATTAAACTCTTTTTTTAATGACAAGCAATCTTAACATCTCTATTCCCCCCACAAATGTCGACGTTAaaacttgatttaaaatcctGACAAATCCGCTTAAGCAGTTAACAGCTAGTTAGCTTGGTGAAAATAAAGAGCTCCAATGCATTTCTACTTAATTAATTGTTGGTGCTGTCAAGTTGGCAAGTACTCAATAAAAAAGCTCGAGCTCAAGTTTTCTGGGATTAAGACTTTTCCTGAGAGAGATATACCGTTTGGCCCCTTAATTAGAAACCAGTTAAGTGTCGTCGCCCAGCATCGCACATAACTTGATCTATTAACTCTGTTTCTccttctatttatttttgttagcTTCTTTTGTGATTGGGGGGAACGATGGGGATTGGAGTGAGTGAAGAGTTAGATCCATGGCTCGATATCGTGCCCGTGCCCCAGTGATCTAATAAACGGCGCATTGTCATTCGCTCTACGCTTGGCATATCAGAGACCGACTTTGTTTGTCACTCAATATGCCCGAAGCCGAAACTGGGACACATTCATTAATTTATCGCATGCAAAACAATCCGCAAAAGTATctaaggtgtgtgtgtgagtgtgtgtgagtgtggtgTTTGATGCAGCTGCCTGCAGTCGGtcgacacacaaaaaatagaaaGTTTTTCGCCAAACCGTTGTTGTTAGCTGCAATTTTCTCTTTGcaatttgattaaataaaatattgtgtaAAGCCGGCAGAGCAACTTtcccaacagcaacagcggcgCAGCCACGACTTCTAAGTCGGTTACTAGATGCAATAATAATTGCATTTGTCCCACTTTACTTTCACTTGGCAAGAGTCCCAAGCAACAAGCTACACAAGCAACAAGGCAAGGCAGCGGCGCAGGCGTCGACTTTGACTTTGTGTGGAGTTGCCTGTTGCAGCTTTTCCAGCTCCACACTCCACTTTCCTCTCTCTCgcaatctctctctctctctctctctctgtgttgCATGAAAAGTTGCAACTTTTTCCAGTCGCTTGGTGGAAAACTGTTTGCCATTTGGCTGCGCAGGCTGGCCGggcaaaaaggaaaagtggGTCAAGCGCACCATTGTTGTAGATGCTGCctgtgttgctgctgttacTTGTTGCATGCCGCCACTTAATTGACAATTGGCGCtgcaacacacacagaaatatatatgtgtgtttgCCATTTGATTTATGAAACTGGGTTACCAAAGCCATTGCTGCTTTCCTTTTTCTAATCCAACTAGAAATTAGGAAtgttagaaaatatttatatcttgATAATGTATTGATATTTACCGCCAagtttgataaataaatacatataatcGATGCTTCATCGTTCTGATATATgagcaaaaaatcaaaatactgTAAGATATGTCAGACTAATATAAACGGAAAGgcgataaataaatttaataacttttatcagatatttttttgatattatcgattttataacttttaatctaaatttgtttatatattttaattttatttaccaatttttttaaaatatttgcaaaaaaaaaaagtcattatattttaaacatatttaaacgAATTTTCAAATTCCGTGTTCTATAGAACATAGaaataaagaatttataataatttttcctgATACTTTTcggtttataatattttaaggttaAACGCGCCACTTTCCACAATTTTTGATACGCTTAATCTATTATTTAaacgatatttttcgataattTTGGTCGATATATCATTGTTTTTTCCATATATCCATAGTCCAATGAAACTCTTTCTCTTGTTTGTGTTAACATTTCGTCAATTTATTTACTATCATTTAAagatctttttatatattatacagTAGTACAGCAGATCGAATGCTTGCATCTTAAACATATGTAccttttgtatttttacaCCACCTTCAATATGGATTGattggtttttgtttgtgtgtttgctgtacattaaaaaaattacattgtATCCATGAtcctgcttcttttttttactcAAACTGAGAGTCTGCGcctaatatatacattttgttaaattttgtaGCGTTCTTTAGCTCTTCATTATCCTCTGCTTtcctgttttcttttctttttttggcatcgaaacaataaataaaaacatttacaaaaaattaaatgttatttgAAGCTAAGCTATAGCTTGTCaaagaaaactaaactaaagtGGAAAGAAAGTTTCAGGGCTGCGGCCAAAAATTTAGGAGAAAATGAattcaaaaacatttttcctgGTGTGGAGAGGGGAAACCTTAGTCCCCTGGAAACTATAAGGTGACTTGGTCGTAACTAAACAAAGAGTTCTAAAGAAATAGGAATAGTAATAGCTTGGTTATCGTCGATGCAGGATATTGGAGAGTGTGCGTATTTGCTTCTGCAGCTCGGACTCCATGCGATAACCCTCCTCCTCGAATATCAGCCGCATCTCCTGCAGCGCCGGCAGCTTGTCCGCCTGCATATTCAGCAGATCACCAAAGAACTTGGTCCACACATGCTTCTTGAGGTAGCGCGGCAGCTTCTGACGTATCTCCCAATTGGCGCCGCGCTTCAGCGGCTGCATATACTCGCCGAACAACATCACATGCACGGTGGCCGCAATGCAGAAGAGATCCGTTTCATAGGACCAGCTGCGTCCCTCCTGCATCTCAATGCAGGTAAACCCGTCCGTCTGCACCACCTTACGGAACTTGGTGCGTTCGGCGTCCGGAAACAGCGACATGTCGATGGCGCAACCAAAGTCTATCAAACGCAGCGACGGCACAGGACTGTCCACGCTGGGCACGCGCATCAGTAGGAAATTATCCGGTTTAATGTCCGCATGGATGATGTGGTGACGATGCAGATGGTCCACAATGTTGCAGATCTGGGCCGAAAAGTGCATCACCAGGGATTCGTGCATTACCTTTGTGGTGGCCTGACGTAACTTATTGTTGATGTCCAGCAGGGAGCCGAAGGGTGAAAACTCTGTGGCTATCAGGCTGGCATTTGGCGCTATAATCGCCGTGGAAATATCCATCAAACCGGGTAGAACCTCCGGCTCCGTGATGCGTTTCAGCACCTGATCACATATGTAGATCTCCCAAGTATTTGGGGGCTTCTGGAACTTAAGGGCCACAACGTTCCCGGTGCGTGAATCCGTGGCCTTGTATACCGAGCCGTAGGAACCGCGGCCCACCTCTTTGTCAATGTTGAATGTGACGCCCTCGAGGACGTTGAGGGTGCGAGTGTTGGATATTTTTGGCAGTGGCGTTTGCACAATCTTGTAGCTGGCATGGGCATCATGATCGCCCGGAAAGTCCAGCTTGGCGAGGAAGGCGCGACAGAGTTCGCTGCTAAACGGATCGATGGCCTCCTTGGCCAAGTGTCGGGCGATTGTCTCCACCGCCTTGGACAGGCGACGCTCCTGAGCCTCTGTGTCGTGCTGGGTGGCAAAGTACGAGTTCTCCTGGAACGTTGAGAAATCGGCCAGGGTTGAGCCGTTgccattgttattgttgctggtactattgttattgttgtgcGTTTGCAGTGTCTTATTGACCGGATGGAGCTGGATCTGCTGCTGGGAAGCCGAGTCACGGAAATTAAGTCTATCCACAGCCAGGGAGAGCGAGCTATTGGAATTGTCCAAGGCACTGGCGCTGGAGAACGAGAAGTTGGCATTGTCATTGTAGCCGCCAAGAGCCGCTCCGGCAGCCATGCTGCTGGAACTAGCCGTGGAGGCCAACACATCCGCCGCCGAGGAAGCcgagttgctgttgctgcaaaGTTCCGGCTGAAACTTGCTGCGTTTGACTTTGGTGCGAGCCCTGCGATAACCATTCGCCTCGCTCTTGGGCGTCGACGTCTGGCCCAGCATGTAGGGATGGAAGTGATGGTGTTGATGGCCACCGCCATTGCGCTGACGCTGGACGGGTATGGGAGAGCCAGGAGCTGGCTCCGGTGGTGGGTAATGCTGTGCTGCCTGTGGCGGCTGTTGGATtatctgttgctgttgctgttcctgctgttgctcctgttgctggtgctgctgctgctgatgctgctggtaGACATTTTCTATGGTATAGGCACGATAGGTGCTACTGGGCTCCTTCCTAAACTTGATCTTAATAGAGCGGTTCTCCTGCTCAAAGGTGGTCTGCGCGCTAAACTGCACGCCATTGGTGTAGGCTGGTTCGCTAGGTTCTTCCTCCTCTTCGtcgtcctcatcctcctcttcctctcCCCCCTCGGAGTCATCTTCCTCATCGTCTTCCTCTCTTGCTACGCCTTCTTCCGCCTCGTTCTCTTCGTTCTCCTGGCCACTGCTGCTGTTATTATGCCCGTAGAGAGCTCCATCCACGGCAGTAATGTAGTAAGAGGTCTCGGAGCCATAGGAATCATACAAtgtctgctgctgttgctgctgcgactgcgactgtgACTCTTGTTGTACTTGTGGCTCTGGCGGCGGCTTCACTGCCTTGTATTTGCGGGATAAAATCTCCTCGGGACTGTACTCAATGCCAGCGCCTGGAGGATAGACCAACTGCTTGGCATAGTGGCATACCCGCGAGGGGTCATCGGGCTCTTCCAGAGTCAAGGCTGGCTTCCAGGTCTCGTGATTGTTGCGTCCATAAGCGTGGAAATTGCGCGGCAAACGAATCCCAGTCACATCACTGGCTGCAGCAACTCCGGGCGATGGTTGGTGCTCGGCATGGGCATTGCCATTGCGATTGCCATTCTGTTGGGGAAGCGACTGAGGCGGCTGAGGCTGTTCCTGCTGAGGATGGGCATGTTGCTGTGGGACAGCTGGTTCATGGTGTTGCGgaggcggcggctgctgctgctgctgctgctgcggtatAGGTTGATGAACATAATGCGGCtgtaaattgatttattttaaaaagtttttcaaaAAGATCAAGATCAATACTTACCTCTGCCGCTGGAGCAGCATACTGAGGTTGAACATGCGCTGTTGCAGGTCGCTGGGCAggatggtgctgctgctcatAGCGTGGTTGCTCCTGGTAGTGCGGTTGATAGGCCAGCTGTGGCTGGTCTGGAGGCTGATGAAGTTGCTGTGGCGGCGGCTGATGCTGCTGAGGAGCCTGATGTGGCTGTGGAGCCTGATGTGGCTGAGGAGCCTGATGTGGCTGTGGAGCCTgatgtggctgctgttgctgcactTGAGGAGGCGGTgcctgatgctgttgctgttgcggaTGATATTGCTGATAGATATTCTGCTGATATGGCTGGGGACGGTGCTGCGGCGGATAAGAATGCGGCAACTGCTGTTGGGCATAGTTTGTAAGCTGCTGGAGGGCatcctgctgttgttgctgctgctgctgctgttgctgctgctgccgctggtaGAACATCGATCTTGCATAGTTAAACTTGGAGTGCGCATGCTGCAGCTCCGCATTGCTTTGAGCCTTCTCCTGGAAGGCCAGATTAAAGACCGCCTCGGCATCTTTGAACTCCTCGCGCGACTCGTAGTACGCAGCCCATCCGATATAAAAGGCAGCCACCTGACGGCCCGTACCGCGCTGGAAGAGCACCTGATAGAAGTGCAACGGATCCGTTTGCATTGCTATGTACTTGAGCCACAGCCGCACCAGGCGCGCATCCTGGCGATAGTAATCGTTGTGCTCGTAGACCGTCAGGCAGCGCTCCAGCGTTTCGCGGAATTTAAGCTCCGGATCGCTGTGCGCATGATTCTCGTACCAGCAAATGTAGTTGTACCAATGATCCAGCGGATCTGGGCCCTGGTATAGCGAGATGGCGTGCTCCCAGGCCTGCTTGTCCTTCAGGAAGCCGTGCATCTCGTCCGGACTTGGCACCGGCGGGGCACTCGTGGCGGCCGCCACAGCTGCAACTCCCGCTCCGGGCGCCGAGCCCGATCCCTGGCGCATGTACGAGTGCATGGCCATGTCAGGCGGATGGGGGAATCCCCTAATCACGCCGCCGCGCGTCGTCAAAACAAATTGGAAAGAAcctttctgctgctgcttttctgGCCACTCGGAGTTCTCCAATTTCGGAGTCCGGTCACGCTCCGATTGGACACTTCTACGCGTTCGCTGCACCCGGTCGGTTAGTCCCTGATCAGAAAACAGCAATAGCACATGATTTTTAGGCAAGTTTTTCCTTGGCTTGCTGTGATCAAAgatatttttccctttttttattctttttttttaatttttagtttcaATGTGCCCGCAGGCTGCTGTTTTGATGTTTCTAAGAATTCGTAAGGAAAATGGCGGATTTCCCCCTCCACGGCAGCTGGTCACATTACGATAGCTGAAAAATGGAACATTGGCGCTGCCATACTTTTCGAAGaaaacatttgtttttgttttttaatgggTTGCTTAATTATTTCACTGATgtaatgctttaaaaaaaaggtttgtGATAATTTCCTCCATTTTTGTACTGCTTGTTATGCTGCGAAACATTTGGCGTTGGCAAAAAACGCTGTTGTCTATAGTGACGTTTTACAGCACTGACTTTGCAAAGCAAGGAAACTGTTTTCAAATTTGaacttttaattatatattttgtaaatgtttaaaattaacttttttgGTACAGTTTATTAGACTTCATTCTTAGCATTATTtagtatattaaaataaacaacaaattgtttattatgATTCTTTGAAGACTCTGGATAGTGTGACCAGAAATTATACTAGTTTCGTGTATTTCCTGGAAGTTCCATCCCTATGCTTACGGTTTCGGTTAATGGCCACCAGAAGGCGCCACCGTACtgcattattgttttttttatcaactcGCAAGAAATTTCGTAAAATTTGTCGGAAAAACCGCAAAATCCGAGTGCTTATGTTACGTTCCATTAAAGTGCATATCATATATAAGTAGTATTAGTGACCCCGCACGCCCCCGCACTGCAACGAAACACGCGGAACGTCCTCCCTCCCCGCCACCAACGcgtatatttttgtttttcgaccCCTGGCCGCGCGTCCGTGGTGGAGTTTCCCCCAAAAAAGGTGCAGCAGCTTCGGCGAAGGAAACGCAATTGGAAACATTATCGATTTGACCGCGCGCGTGGCTAGCGTCCTGCTGCAAACTGAGGAGTCCCCCTCGTCCCACCCATGGAGGTGTCCGCCGATCCCTACGAGCAGAAGCTCTACCAGATGTTCCGCAGCTGTGAGACGCAGTGCGGCCTCCTGGACGAGGGCTCGCTGCTGAAGCTGTGCTCGCTGCTGGAGTTGCGTGATCAGGGCGCCGCTCTGATCGCCAGTCTGGGCAGCAGCCACAAGCTGGGCGGCGGCGTGTCCTTTGGCCAGTTCAAGGAGGCGCTGTTGAACTTCCTGGGCTCCGAGCTGGACGCCAGCACGTCGTCGGGATTTATGGGTGAGATAACGAGCGGCACTAACACACACATGCAAGATGCGGTAATGTTAGGTGGAAATTTCGTTTTATAGGTTTTTGATATGGGGAATTGTAGTTCTTTCAAGCCCGACATATCATGTTAAACCTCAATATGTCATTAATAATGACTCATTATGTCTTGATAAtcattttgatttgtttttttcaaTAGAGGGTTAAGGCTAGGCCTCTAGTTTTGATTCCATTAATCAAGGTTTAAGTCGTAATTGGAGATTGGGGGTTTCTTGGcgacattttaaagaaattaaaccaaaaaatcgtttaaagtcggaaataattataataattttagtaagttcttaaaaaaaaaagtaattttatttcgaaaatatcgattttaaatcgattaacTAACAAAAAATCGTTGAAAGTCAGAAACTTTTGTAAGTTCTTAAAAAACATAGTTTCTTTATGCTAATATCGAtttgaaatcgattttttaatCTGCGATAACCCTGTTTAAACAAATGCCAATTTGTATTTTCGGCTAAAAACCTATTAGATTTCGTatttcttcaaaaataaattttttaattactaaaaatCGTTATGTAttgatataataataagaataaatagatcaaaaatgtataaaacatCAGTTTGTGACATCACAGTCAGTTTTATAATCTTTGCAAATCTTGGATAACAAAGacaaaatttgcataaagaGCAGGCACACTTTTGTGAATTCCAAAATGTCTCTGGGGAAAGTTCTGGGCGGAATAAGGACACCCTTGCCCGAGATTAAGGGTACATAAGCATCATTAACAGATTAGCGGATTAGCGctccaggagcagcagctgttaAAGGGTCATAAACTCAAAGATGCAATGgcaatttttttatgattctTGACGCCTACCTGATCCCTGATCCCGATCTAAACTTCAAATCACTACCTGCTCCTGCATAAATACACGAATCATTCAGCTACACAGTTTAGTCTCGTTCAGAATGGGAACCCGCTTCTATTACCGCCAAGCCGGCGGACAGATAAGAGATCCAGTCGTTGAGAAATTAGCCGCACGCTTCGGTATACACTTGAGAGAGCCATCCAACAATCTCTGTCAGTTCCTCACTAATCtgtatttcatttaaatcttTGCAGAGCGCTCGCTAGTGATAACAGATGAGCCGTTGGCCAGCACATATATTGAGAGCCCGCCGGAATCCTCTGACCGGGAGGTGTCACCGAAACTCGTGGTGGGCACCAAGAAGTATGGCAGGAGATCTAGGCCGCATCAAGGAATCTACGAGTTGTCGGTGACGGATTCGGACAATACGGATGAGGATCAGatgcagcagaagcagcagcaacagcaacgtaGTCTCAACGGCAGCGAAGAGCTTGGAGCTCAGGTGAGTGAGTGGGGAAGTGGCAACAAGTCACGTACGAGGTGGGGGCGATACAAGTTCTGGGGTTTGTAAGCTAAAGTGCAGTGTAAGCTGTTTTTTGTCAAGTTAAAATGGTAAAGTTAGCGCTATAATTATAAGGCAAGCTAGCAATTGAAGCTAATCCCTATCTTAAAACCTTTATTTTTCCCCTCTTTATAGGTGCAGCGTTCCTCCTCCCAAAGCGATATCCACGGCAGTCGGCGTCTGCGTACCGTCCACACCAGTGGCAGCAAGCTCAAGCGTTGCGCCTCCCTGCCAGCCCGCCGGAATTTACAATCCAAAATGCACAATGTCTCAACGGGAGCTACGACATCGCCGACGGCAGCCGCCAAGCTAAAACAGCTGTCCATCCAGAGCCAGAATCAGCAGAGCAGCAGTATCGAGTCTCTGGGTAAGTTAACGGCAAGCAAACCCGTTCCCCAAACCCCAAACCCCAAAACCCAATACCCCTAGCTGCCCCACCGTTTGTTGTTAGCCCAAAGTACCCCAAAATTTACGTTTGAAGCAATGACAAAAGAATCACTTGTTGGTTTGGTACACACCGCAGGCCATCACCTGGCCGCCACCGCATCCGCACCGTCGCCCGAGCACCGGAGATGCTACCACGGCGGCCGTTGGTTATGTTGCAAAGGTTTGTGCGCTCTCTTAAGAGCAAATTGTCAACATGTCAACACCTCCCCCCAAAAAAACCAATCATTCTTGGTACTTAATCGCACCCTATGTAGCAGCACTTGTTTTTACGTATAACCATAACCCAAAATTCCCTTTCTGGTGGAGCTGGAACAGCTAGAGGCATTTTATAGTTGTTTTTATTAGAGAAAATGTTTAAGTTTAaatgaaaaagtaaatattaaaaatacctacagtttttaaaaaaagtttttgttgtCAGTTTTTAGtagattatattttttttatgacaaaaatatttaatatataatattttttttaagttttcaaagagtttattacatttttgtagtGATTCCAAGTAGCTAAAAAACAGtgaaactatttattttttgcctatCCAACAACCGTTCCAAGACCCAGCCACTTGATACGTTCTGCGCTTTTGCTTTTAACCATCAAAACACAAACCTGAAACCGAAATCACACTCCCTATCCCCCAAATCCCACTCCCACCTCTGGTATCTTGggctataaaataatttaaatgtgtatatatacaaTCTCCTATCTAACGCCTTCCCCCTTGTGATAATTGTGGATTCCCCGTGAACTTACAGACACCGTGACGCCGCAACAGCTGGAGACGATCAGTGCGCACACCATCATCGATGCCTGGGAGCTGGCCAGCATTCTCAATTGCCGAAACCTGCTGCGTATCCTTGGTTTCGATGAGGACGAAGAGGAGGTTAATTTGCAGCAGCTGACCAAGGCTTTGGAGGAAGAGCTGCGCGGTCTCGATGATGACCAAGAGCAGTCGAATATGCTAAGAGCTTTGGCTGCCCTGCAGGCCACCGAATTGGGTAATTATCGCCTTGCCTTCCGCCAGCAGCACGAGGAGAATGTGAAGCTGAGGGCGGACAACAAGGCGGCGAACCAAAGGGTGGCCCTGCTGGCCGTTGAGGTGGATGAGCGGCATGCCTCGCTGGAGGATAACTCCAAGCAGCAGGTTCAACAGCTGGAGCAGCGGCATGCCAGCATGGTAAGGGAAATGACCCTGCGGATGAGCAATGATCGCGATCATTGGACCAGCATGACGGCCAAGCTAGAGGCGCAGATCAAGACCCTGGAGCAGGAGGAGATTCGCCTTAAAACGGAACTCGAACTGGTGCGCACTGAGAACACGGAGCTGGAAACAGAGCAGCAGAAGGCGCATGTCCAGCTCACGGAGCTGCTCGAGCAGAACATCAAGCTTAACCAGGAGCTGGCCCATAGGTCGAGCAGCACTAGCATCAGCGGTGTCACTCCCGAGCACAGTCCCTTGAGCCCGCGGAGGCACAGTGaggacaaggaggaggagctgctgcagctcaTGGAGAAGCTGGCAGCTCTCCAAATGGAGAATGCCCAGCTCCGCGACAAGACTGATGAGCTGACCATTGAAATCGAGAGCTTAAATGTAGAACTAATCCGTTCGAAAtccaagggcaaaaagcaAGAGAAGCAAGAAGACCAGGAGGCGGCTGCCACGGCCACCAAGCGGCGTGGCGACTCACCCAGCAAAACGCATCTCACGGAGGAGAGTCCGCGGCTGGGCAAGCAGCGAAAGTGCACTGAAGGAGAGCAGAGTGATGCCAGCAACAGCGGCGACTGGTTGGCTCTCAATTCGGAGCTCCAGCGAAGTCAAAGTCAGGATGAGGAGCTAACCAGCCTGCGGCAGAGGGTGGCTGATCTGGAAAAGGAACTTCAAGCCGCCAAGGAAGGTAGATCCCTCACACCCGAAGGTCGCTCCAAGGAACTGGAGGCCAGCCTCGAGCAAATGCAGCGCGCCTACGAGGATTGCGAGGACTATTGGCAATCGAAGCTTAGTGAAGAGCGGCAAATGTTCGAGAAAGAGCGCCAAATCTACGAGGATGAGCAGCAAGAGAGCGACAAGAAGTTCACCGAGCTGATGGAGAAGGTGCGGGAGTACGAGGAGCAGTTCAGCAAGGACGGCCGACTCTCGCCCATCGACGAGCGTGATATGTTGGAGCAGCAGTACGTGGAACTGGAGGCGGAAGCCGCCCAACTGCGCTCCAACTCCATGCAAATGCTCGAGGAGAAGTCGCAGGAGATCATTGGCCTGCAGTCAGAGATCGAGGATCTGCGTCAACGGCTGGGTGAGAGCGTGGAGATTCTCACCGGCGCCAGTGAACTCACGCCGGAATCGGTGGCTCAACTAAGTGCCGAGGCGGGCAAGAGTCCGGCCAGTTCGCCCATTAGCTACCTCTGGCTGCAGAGCACCATCCAGGAGCCGGTGAAGTCCTTTGCCGGCACTGGGGACGAAGCCGCTGCCAGTGCCATCGAACTGCTGAGTGCTGGCGGTGGCGGCTCACCATCGCACAAGGCTACCAGCCGGTGAGTATGCCATGAAGACTCTCTGTGTTTGTTTGTccttggtgtgtgtgtgcctgcatCCTCATTAGTTCTCTTTACCGCATTAATCTCTATgttttatgtacatatatatttttgttttgtcttcGAAATAATCCCTAATCCATGTCTACAAGCTAAGCtcatttagtttttaagtttatgtttatgtacgtgttttataaatataatttatttaagaatatattactttattgcaaaataataaaaaaaaataaatacatatataaataaaaaaacaaaacattaataaacaaaaatataaaaagaacaaaaagcTCACCTTAGAGAATTACAAACACATAAAGCCTAAGTGGCTCCCGGAATGatcttaaaattcccaagtacgaATTCAGCGTGTCCATTTCAACGGCTACGTTAAATTAGTTAGCAACATTTCGGGTTTTGGTATCTTCTGGCGTAAtcttaaatgtttttgtttaaaaagaactttattttatttaagaaaatgttattaaaatcgattttgagctcattttaaaatagagcttaacataaatataataaatcaatttttttttaaagactttCCCATATAAACTTCTCCTCTAAACCctgtttataatttgtttaaacagCAACAACCTTACCACCTCGGAAACATCCATCTTTAGTACCACACCCTTCGATAGCTCTCACTCGGGTGGTGGTCCATCGCCCACAAATAGTGACACCACAAACGCTTCATCAGCCGCACCAACAGGTCCTGCGCCCATCAGCAAACCCAAGCGACGGGCGCAGAGTCCGCAGCAGGCGCAATCCGAGGGAGAGATTGCCGACTGTGAGACCTCGTCGACGGCTTCCAACAAGAGCTTCGATACCCACAGTCAGGTGTCCATTAGCAAAACGTCTTGCCTTAGCCACGAAAAGTGCACCAGTCCCAATGCCCTGAAGGAGGAGCTGAAGCGCCTCAAGTTCTTCGAGTTGTCCCTCAAGGAGCAGATCAAGGATTTGAGCCTGC
It contains:
- the Nin gene encoding ninein homolog isoform X4 — protein: MGTRFYYRQAGGQIRDPVVEKLAARFERSLVITDEPLASTYIESPPESSDREVSPKLVVGTKKYGRRSRPHQGIYELSVTDSDNTDEDQMQQKQQQQQRSLNGSEELGAQVQRSSSQSDIHGSRRLRTVHTSGSKLKRCASLPARRNLQSKMHNVSTGATTSPTAAAKLKQLSIQSQNQQSSSIESLDTVTPQQLETISAHTIIDAWELASILNCRNLLRILGFDEDEEEVNLQQLTKALEEELRGLDDDQEQSNMLRALAALQATELGNYRLAFRQQHEENVKLRADNKAANQRVALLAVEVDERHASLEDNSKQQVQQLEQRHASMVREMTLRMSNDRDHWTSMTAKLEAQIKTLEQEEIRLKTELELVRTENTELETEQQKAHVQLTELLEQNIKLNQELAHRSSSTSISGVTPEHSPLSPRRHSEDKEEELLQLMEKLAALQMENAQLRDKTDELTIEIESLNVELIRSKSKGKKQEKQEDQEAAATATKRRGDSPSKTHLTEESPRLGKQRKCTEGEQSDASNSGDWLALNSELQRSQSQDEELTSLRQRVADLEKELQAAKEGRSLTPEGRSKELEASLEQMQRAYEDCEDYWQSKLSEERQMFEKERQIYEDEQQESDKKFTELMEKVREYEEQFSKDGRLSPIDERDMLEQQYVELEAEAAQLRSNSMQMLEEKSQEIIGLQSEIEDLRQRLGESVEILTGASELTPESVAQLSAEAGKSPASSPISYLWLQSTIQEPVKSFAGTGDEAAASAIELLSAGGGGSPSHKATSRNNLTTSETSIFSTTPFDSSHSGGGPSPTNSDTTNASSAAPTGPAPISKPKRRAQSPQQAQSEGEIADCETSSTASNKSFDTHSQVSISKTSCLSHEKCTSPNALKEELKRLKFFELSLKEQIKDLSLQRDGLVMELQQLQEARPVLEKAYARTTHPTLQQRLNQLELRNRHLQNVIKQQQQYTESLMQQSWRQHQVELNELHGRIETQGVMLADQTQRLQNADILVKDLYVENSHLTATVQRLEQQRARVNLIHQQQQQQQQQHRLVGAASLGGMPGMP
- the Nin gene encoding ninein homolog isoform X3, which encodes MGTRFYYRQAGGQIRDPVVEKLAARFERSLVITDEPLASTYIESPPESSDREVSPKLVVGTKKYGRRSRPHQGIYELSVTDSDNTDEDQMQQKQQQQQRSLNGSEELGAQVQRSSSQSDIHGSRRLRTVHTSGSKLKRCASLPARRNLQSKMHNVSTGATTSPTAAAKLKQLSIQSQNQQSSSIESLGHHLAATASAPSPEHRRCYHGGRWLCCKDTVTPQQLETISAHTIIDAWELASILNCRNLLRILGFDEDEEEVNLQQLTKALEEELRGLDDDQEQSNMLRALAALQATELGNYRLAFRQQHEENVKLRADNKAANQRVALLAVEVDERHASLEDNSKQQVQQLEQRHASMVREMTLRMSNDRDHWTSMTAKLEAQIKTLEQEEIRLKTELELVRTENTELETEQQKAHVQLTELLEQNIKLNQELAHRSSSTSISGVTPEHSPLSPRRHSEDKEEELLQLMEKLAALQMENAQLRDKTDELTIEIESLNVELIRSKSKGKKQEKQEDQEAAATATKRRGDSPSKTHLTEESPRLGKQRKCTEGEQSDASNSGDWLALNSELQRSQSQDEELTSLRQRVADLEKELQAAKEGRSLTPEGRSKELEASLEQMQRAYEDCEDYWQSKLSEERQMFEKERQIYEDEQQESDKKFTELMEKVREYEEQFSKDGRLSPIDERDMLEQQYVELEAEAAQLRSNSMQMLEEKSQEIIGLQSEIEDLRQRLGESVEILTGASELTPESVAQLSAEAGKSPASSPISYLWLQSTIQEPVKSFAGTGDEAAASAIELLSAGGGGSPSHKATSRNNLTTSETSIFSTTPFDSSHSGGGPSPTNSDTTNASSAAPTGPAPISKPKRRAQSPQQAQSEGEIADCETSSTASNKSFDTHSQVSISKTSCLSHEKCTSPNALKEELKRLKFFELSLKEQIKDLSLQRDGLVMELQQLQEARPVLEKAYARTTHPTLQQRLNQLELRNRHLQNVIKQQQQYTESLMQQSWRQHQVELNELHGRIETQGVMLADQTQRLQNADILVKDLYVENSHLTATVQRLEQQRARVNLIHQQQQQQQQQHRLVGAASLGGMPGMP